Sequence from the Scomber scombrus chromosome 1, fScoSco1.1, whole genome shotgun sequence genome:
attattattttatatgcatGATACACATACTGCTGTTTCTTACCTTTGGTAAATATCCAAGAAGTTTTGTTGCGTGATTTTTAAGAAGTCGCTGCCTCTCTTCCTCAATAATCTGTCTGCGCACATTCTCCCTCTCCTGCTCAATCGCCCTTTCTTTGGCCTCCAGCTCCTTCAAGAGAGAGATCACCATGTTATTATCACAGCAGCTCATTCacaacagaaatacaacagCTGAACAATGTCTTATGTATATTTTTCACCTGTTTTccttcaataaaacattttttaactacatttttccAGCACCACCTTCTTCTTAATGTATCTGATTATTCACAGAAAGTTCGTACCAGGTCGGCCTCATGCTGCCGTCTTCTGTCCTCTATCAGTTTCTGCACCGCACGTTTGTGCTCGAGCTGCTTCATGCGTCGTTTCTGGGCGTTCATCTGCTCTATCCGATCATCCTCAGCAAACTTAGCCATCATAATTTTGCGGAaagcctcctcttcctctttctccgcCTGCCTCTGCATCTCTTTGAAAGCCATTTGCTCCTGGCAGGTCTGCTGCAtcatcagcctctgtctgattTTCTTCTCCATCGCTTCCTGTTAGACGAAAGGTTAGATTTAGAAAATCAATAATTAcaatcaaatatataaaatgacacttatattgtttttttttctctgtaaagctaTTATCCTTACAATATCTCTTTGCCTGTTAGCCTCTTCTTGTTCCTCGAGATAAAGTTCCTCACGGattttctccatctcttcccGTTGCCGCTTCTCCTCTCCAATCTTCTCAGAGAGCTAGAGGAGAACAGGGAGGAGAGTTTAGAGTTTTTTTGGCTTCAGCCGTTGAGTTGATAGATACATGGACGGTTGTTTGAAAAAGTTGTCTCAACTATTTTATGGAGGTGCTGCTtcgcttcctctctctcttgcatCTTAGCCATCctgctctcctccttctccttctgaCGGCTCGCAAACTCCATGATGCGTCTGTTCTCAGCCTCCATCTTTTCTTGCTCCATGCGTCTCCACTCGGCCTGCTGCTCCTGGAACTCTTCAATGTGCTGCTGAGTGGCTCGGACCTTCTCCATTTTCAGCTGTCTCTCCCTTCAAGAAAACACCGTTATTTTGCAATCAATCGATGATATTATGCTTATTCCTCAGCTGCATGTTCACACTGAAACgcttaattaaaatatatgcatttgttacataatttaattctAATTCAATGTAAGCATACCAAATTTAGATCCATATAATTCAAGTCCAGTCTATGCTGGCACTAATCTCTCCTAACCGCTTGACTGGTTGCTTGCATTCATCATGGCATCAATGTGAAAGAGTGTAAGAGTCAGTGGAAGTGCTCACATCTGATCCTCCTCGTAAATCTTCCTGACAATCTCGTCGACCATCAGCTTCTCCTTGAGGAACTCCTCATATGCCTCTTGTCTCTTGCGCTCCCTCTCCATGAGCTGCTGCTCCAGCGCTCTCTGGTACCCCTGGAGCTCCTCATGGCGTCTCTGCTCCAGCTTCTGCTGCTCAACGGTCGCTCGCTCATGATCACGCTTCATCTTGCGGCTGAAGTCTGCCTCCTCACGCTGTCAGAGAAGAGACGTACACCGTATGTCGTCTGAAAGCCTCAGAATTATTTTGCATTTggaatcatttttattcattgcaGTTATTTACtctattttctgtatttaattacactgaatCTCCTTCTTCTGGTGGCTATTACGCAAATAAAATCATgtggttttatttaaagtaatataTTTTGAAGAACAGAATCCATACTTTACAACCAGCAGTTTTAAACCAGTTTACAACACTCAAAATCAATGAGCACAGCTCTCACCATTGTCTCAAACCTCATAGCTTCGTGCTCCGCaatctgtgcagctctttcCTTGTTCAGATACGCAGACTTCAGCTTCGCCTCCAATTCTCGAAGCTCCATGCTGAAAGTAATTTgaagaaacatttcaaatggTGTCAGAGAGACCAATGCAAAAATCAAAAGCATTTGTTTGCAGATACTTAATAAAACATACGGTCAGGTAGGTTAAGTaagtgtgtgtacctgttggCTTTAATATACTGcctcattttttcatctctttgctTCTCACAGTTGATGCGGGCCAGCTCTTTAGCCAGTCTCTCCTCCTGCTCAAGTTGCTTCTCCCTGTTtgttctctcctcctctgcctgcaCAGTTAAAATTGTATTATCTGCCTCTTTACTACAATGAAAAAGTGTTGTGTGAATCAGTGTTTTCCAAAATTTGGATCACCATTACCTACCTTGACAGCATTTCCACTACTACTTCATTTCTTTGTGCtaattttttattgtatattagGACTGCATCTAAAGCTTATCATCAGTCTTCAGTTAtgcgattaattgattaaatgtttaGTCGATAAAAAAGGTcaggaaaaagggaaagatgGCAATCACCAAGTAACGTTTTCAAattacttttccttttttcacattttattctgAGTCTGCTAGAGGGACAAGACACTTattttaaagtccccctccactcaataatgtgtttttcttcttattcctacagttggatgtttgagcttcactgatgtatgtgcagagtttaatACCCGAAGGCTATTTACACATGTATccgctgaaagtggaaagtttctctgtgcacattaaaaatctgagtttaaggggCAGGTCTACACgcaggatttatgacatcacaactagtttggagccaatcctgaACCAATATTCAGATGTAGGAGACATTTTATGTCTAGCTGTTAAACTTCTGAGATGAAATATATTTCCATATTCATATAATCTGACATTTTTAAGGAGGGGGAAGGAGTAGATGTCAGATAATTTAACTTTTACTGTGGGAAAACCACATCAGACACAAATGATTATTCAGAGTAgagtattttaaaacatgtcaggaGGGGATCTTTACCAAAACGTGTGTAATGTTGAGTGTCAGTGTAAGCTTGTTGACGGTCTAACATGAGCCTGCACAGAGAACACACCTTCATCAGAGCGCTCTCCATTTGCCTCTCCTTGTGCTCCTCCTGAAGCTGTCTCAGGTGTCTCTTCCTCTCAAAGCTGTCCTCGCCCCTCTGGCCggcctgctgctgtctctctctgtccaccCGCCGGGCCTCCTCCTGCCGGTGCTGCTCCCGGCTCTGCCGCTCACATATTAGCCTGGCCCAGTTACGACTCTGTCACAGAAATACGGAAAACAACAAAGGTGAACAAACAGTGCAAAACCCCGACAGGTGAACACTAACAAGCTAACAGTGTGTCAGTAGCACTACAGCCGTTCAGCGCAGATTTACCATGTTTGCGTCGATTTCCGCCTAGTAGACCGAAGTCTGTTATGCGTTAAAAACTTGTGTTGGAttcactgtaaatgttttttgatgaacagctgactgagactTAAATGAACCGCAGTTTAGCCGAGGTGTTGTTGGGTCTCCTCGATTGTTTGGCGTCTCGTTGTCCTGGGAACGCCGCGTCTTTGTGCGCTCAGCCAATAGAAACGAGCGTAGAGGATGACGTCAGCTCCGGGAAACTCAAAATGCTTTTTAACTGTCAGAGATAAAAACGTCATATAcccaaataaatgtgtttatgatagaaataataatgtttGAAAGAAATGAGTCGATAATGTCAAAGTACTCACCTATCATTTGTTTAACAGGAAGGGTCACATGTTTATAATGATTATCCTATTGTCCTTGATGGGGTTCCAGGGggtgattcatttatttttactataaatccatccataagtaacaataattactaataactttatttatacagcacttttcttaacaatgttacaaagtactttacagaagaaataaaaccaaacaaggaAGATAAAAGTAAGGCAACGAGGAGcacagagataaagacagaCGCACACAAGTATAGttcatgataaataaaataatttttaaaaaataataataaaatgcacaaagaaagtaaaaattaaaagaataacaccaattaaaagttgtaaaaacaataaatagagCAATTCAAACATTTCCTAAAGcttttcacaaagaaaaaagtttaaagaagagttttaaaagaagttaaaGATTTAGTATGTGAGTTTTTGCAGTGAGTTTCAGAGTGTGGGGGCTCTAACAGCAAAGGCCTGATCACCCTTTGTCACCAACTGTGAGCTTGGAATGACCAGCAGGAATCTGCAGATTGTAGGGGTCGAGGGGGCACATACAACGTCAAtcaatctgaaaagtaactaggAACAAGACCGTGCCTTAAAAGTctgtaataacattttaaaatcaataccaACAATGACAGTAACACAATGATTCTTTTCTGTCAGGTTTTAAATTGCTATTGTCGGCTACAGCCAGATATATTATCCATCAACCTACTCCACCAGGATAAGACACAGGGAATTCAGAGCCTTTTTGGACTataaaaactaataatacaAGTATATGGCTACATAAGGGCCTGGGTGGGCCAGTGCCGGCCAGATTGATAGCTGGCCCATCCAATCAAAAGTTGTTGTTGCCTAAGCTTGAAAATgagtgaaggaaaaaataaagggCAATGttgataaaatacaatattgaTTGATTAGCCAATatacttatttaaaatgtctcactcgcccccccccccccccccccccccccctccccaatcTCCAGCAGAACCAAGTTCACgtcttttatttagttttagccTTTAGAAATTTTGGGTTAGCTCAACGTTTTTCAAAAACATTTGTTCActcaactttaaataaaatgttagaacAACAATTTTGAAGGGGcaggatttattttattttatgtatgtttgccttttctatttatttctttattgatgTATTATGATCTGTCCACTACATTGCCTTATTACTATTGTTACAGACAGTTTTGCCCCATCATGATCTCCAGGTGCACAaactcatcctcctcctcattacAGCACTTTTATTTGCACCGACGATACTGAAGAACACAAATAATCAGCTTTTTAAGTTCATCCAGCAAGGAAAGGTTTTTCTGCTGTGAACACTGGAACTGGATGTGTCTAATTAAAAAAGGATACAGGTGACTCAAAACAatataaaggcaaaaatattgacatatgtagtttttttttttttttttttttaatccaatgTAAATCCATCAACTATTAAACTTTATTCAATTACAGTTTAACTCTACATACTGTTGAAGTTTGTAGCTCTTTAGTAAAGATACATCCTTAATTGctttacagaaaacaaaactacaCATTTCTTTGGGATATTTGCAGGATACAACTGAAAGGTAGTTTTCAGTTTCTTCGTTTAccacacaggtgttttgacAGGCAGGACTGTAAACATCGtaaaaaaagagatagaaaaagaaataaagtgtaTCTCACAGCTTTGACACGCTGATGTTATAGAAATGTTGTTCCTACTTGGTTTTCTTACTTTAAGgttgatttattgtatttttccttGCAGGAAGTTATAATATACAAACATCTGAGCTCTCTGAAATTAATTTCTGACCGACTGCTTCAGTTAGCAGAATTCAGAAAGTCATCCACAGACTCAAACGTCTTGTATTAAAGATTTATTTACATACcaaacaacaggaaacactgattCAGACTCAACAGTTTATAGATCTCTGAGGAGAATGTGTCCTAGGGGGAACACCATGGTTTTAGGGGAATGTGTTTAAAGCGGGCGGTTACATTTACAGCGCCATCTAATAAAGATAAAGACTTGCTCTACAGATACTGTATACGCACAAGTTCAAATTTCAAAAAAATCTACGAGATGAAGACTTTTTAGAAACTAGGCCACAAAAAGTAAGCAAACctcattatataaaatatttccaAAGCTTCGGGGAATTCGCCTTTTTAAAGTAAATGCCAAATAAAAAAGGCAACCGAATGAAGCAGCACCTGACGTGAAGATCTGACAGACACATTTCATTAGGTTGAAGTCCTGTGCCCAGTAATGGGAACATGTACACATTTCTGCTGCATAATTGTTTACAGGGTAGCACTTTCAACATTAAAATCTATCACTAAAATCTGCTTGGGTACAGCTggatagttgttttttttaaattttgctcCCACCTCTAATTTCCCATGTAATGCCCCTTCACACTGCTAGATTTTCCAAAAATCCTTCTCTTTGGACATCATTTGAAGCTAGTATTTTCTATACACATACTACTGTACTTATAAGTTACAGTGGGATAATGACCTAAACTGCTCACAATATTGTAAACGTGGATCAACATTTCTGCCACAAACTgggattattttattatgtaaacGATTAATACACTGGAGTAATTCCTAAGAGTGCTtcagcatgtttttgtttttgtaaagcaacataaaattcaaaattcaatatCAGACAattatttacacatataaaaacaagcctaaaaacccaaacaaaccaaaaagacGGCTCatgataacatttaaaaatgaaattaagacACCAATGTGAAATAGCCTCCAGTAGAAATGGGAATCAAAAGGCGTCCACAAAATGAAATCAGAGGCAAACTTGAAACATTTcaatgtgtaatttaaaaaagggacaTGCAACATTTAAATTGCACCAATAAATCAACAGTGAAATAGTATCTACATTCTGTGCCAGCAGGTGGGATTTTATGGGAAATCCGGCAGAGCAATTTACAGTCAGCAACAAACTTGTTcataatttgaaataaaacaaaaaaatccacaaagCATCTGGACTGACGCTGGGGATCAAAAGCAGAGTCAAATACTGTCCTCTTGATGAGACGTGGTTTCCTCAGGGATAACGACAACCAGCTTGGGTGCCTGCCAGCTTTATGTCAACAATTTAAACCTTGAAGAAATACAATCACTTAAGTTAAATGAAGAACTGACAGCAAGTCATCTGGAATCTGTCATATCTGAATATATTTTGACTAAAAGTTACAAACGACTTTAAACATATAGTTTATAGGTCAAGTAAGAAGACTGTAGTggatgtatgtttatttataaatacaaaaaaggttttttacatatatttaggCAAAGGATGTTTGACAGAAGAGTtcacaaatgctttttttttgtccagttCTTTAAAACTACTCATCAGACTTCATTATCAGCAAATACCAGCAGCCAAAGCAACATTATCATATGATCAGTATGTAAGAAACTACAATGCTGAGGTATGCCAgataaagcatttttttaaatgaacaactGTGAGACTTGTCGTTCATCAGAGACGTGCAAGTTCACTCTGATTTAAGGTCTCCGGTCTCAGTTGGTGAGACGGGGGACTGCTCGCTGACATTCAGGCTCTCCGAGTTCCCTGCAGACTCCTCACAGAGATCTAAAACTGCATCTGATGTACAGGAAGGCGATAAACCGGAGACAGACGACTGCCTCGCATCCCCTTCAGAAGAGACTTCGGTGACATTTCTCATTTCTGTGGAACTGTTTTCTTGATCGCCTGCCGGTAACGTCGGCTCTGAGTCTGGCTGCCCAACAGTGATGAGAGAAACACTTTCAACTGGTTTCAGGTCCATTTCCTTTGGTGTCTGAGCAGGTACTGGTGTCAGGATGTACAAGACTTTCGCTGGCTGTCCCAAGATGAGCTGCCTGCATGAGATGAAGACAACACTGCTGTAAAAACATGATTCACATTTACATCCGGACTTTATCAACTGCTCAGCAACGTAGAGTTTCAGCAAACAACATTACTTAGTGAGACTGAAACCTGACAAGACAAATTCATCTgttttaaaggggcactccaccaCTTATACCCCTGAAGGTCAGACAATGAAAACCGTAGTAAAATGTTGCCTTTGGTCCCAGAGCTTAAGACAACTCTGATGATATCATAGCAGTGTTGTCAGGGTTATTTTAGCTTGGGGACAACATATTAGGCTCGGTGGATCACTGGTGAGTTCAGATTTGGCCTGTATttgctgtgatgtcacagtgcCATCACCAATAATAACCTCACAAGATGATGGCGGTCCCAGTTTTGTGAGCCAAGAGCTACTCTCCATGGACTGCAAAACCTCAGTGCATGATGGGAAACTCCTGGCTGGCTGATTGGTTCAGGTGTTTGACTTTGAGTGTGAAGATTTAGGTTTATTAGTctggttcacaatttttcaagtctgtcttaaaacaacagtcagatgccCAAAAATTATTCAGGctaaaacagtttttcttttcttgttgccatgacagcaaaagAGTTCCCATGAACTTTCtcagtaaaataatataataaatattagaGTAAGACATAAATTACTATCAAATGATGTCATGGTAAATGAAGGATCTAGTGTTTTTCGCCCATTATAGAGATAGAAGGTCAGAGTATCTCAAGTCCCTCATTTCAATAGAAGTGTAATACTGAATCTCTGGAGTACCCCTTTAAGAATTTAATAAATGCTCTTTGGTCTTCtgctttattaaatgtttaaaatgtaatgtgggCAGTTTCTACTCACACTCGATCTTTGGCTTTGATATCTGCTGGGTTAGAAACAAGAGACAACCTTTTGAAGAAACTTGTACAAACACTAAATGTTAACCATGACTCAGGTAATGCCTGCGGGGAAAAAACGTACCTTTATCTTGAATGACTTTGCACGTGTGATTTGGTCTGTCGGTTAAATGTTTGGTCATCAGGTCACCACCTGATGCATCCACAAGGAGGTCACAGTTGAGACAGACCAGTGTGTATCTGGAGAAAAACGAGACAAATCCTGTTACCTTTAactacaaacagaaaacactgaatttaatgacaacaatgtgtgaaaatacaattttctttttcagagctCACTTACTTTAATGAAGATGAATTT
This genomic interval carries:
- the mns1 gene encoding meiosis-specific nuclear structural protein 1, whose product is MCPLDPYNLQIPAGHSKLTSRNWARLICERQSREQHRQEEARRVDRERQQQAGQRGEDSFERKRHLRQLQEEHKERQMESALMKAEEERTNREKQLEQEERLAKELARINCEKQRDEKMRQYIKANSMELRELEAKLKSAYLNKERAAQIAEHEAMRFETMREEADFSRKMKRDHERATVEQQKLEQRRHEELQGYQRALEQQLMERERKRQEAYEEFLKEKLMVDEIVRKIYEEDQMERQLKMEKVRATQQHIEEFQEQQAEWRRMEQEKMEAENRRIMEFASRQKEKEESRMAKMQEREEAKQHLHKILSEKIGEEKRQREEMEKIREELYLEEQEEANRQRDIEAMEKKIRQRLMMQQTCQEQMAFKEMQRQAEKEEEEAFRKIMMAKFAEDDRIEQMNAQKRRMKQLEHKRAVQKLIEDRRRQHEADLELEAKERAIEQERENVRRQIIEEERQRLLKNHATKLLGYLPKGLLREDDLEHFDEDFRKNFKARQADLFEDGWEGE